In Zea mays cultivar B73 chromosome 7, Zm-B73-REFERENCE-NAM-5.0, whole genome shotgun sequence, the following proteins share a genomic window:
- the LOC103632856 gene encoding galactoside 2-alpha-L-fucosyltransferase, with amino-acid sequence MDAKLRPLPQPAVRKAAWPVGLLVALCFTTLPLFLALSPGRPTLFDVWQQIGIRVAVHYDDEPKPPEPSGSPLEGRDILLGGLLSPEVSERTCLSRYLSSLYRRASPHSPSPYLVSRLRRYEALHRRCGPGTPLYAKSVRQLASAHNSMGLAECSYLVWTPGNHLGDRMVSMASAFLYALLTRRVFLVDMAKDMAGLFCEPFPGASWELPPGFPVHNLTQLRRGSEHSYGSLLGAKKISNEDPVGVRSESLPSYAYLHLAHDYQLPDHFFFCDDDQTVLGKVNWLLLRSDLYFAPGLFLVPQFEDELRWMFPATDTVFHHIGRYLFHPSNKVWKMIQGYYTSYMAKFDEKIGLQITTLAWNPVSTEAYFNQIAACTSQEKILPEVVDPKVALSDEHEAAVASSKAVLVISAHPEYAERLKSMYYEHATVTGEPVSVLQPPGAGNQPQNHKVLVEMFLQSYCDVSVVSGWSTVGYVGHGLAGLNPWLLLPPTNQTVAHPLCVRAMSMEPCFHAPPSYDCRAKKNGDLGAVFPYLRHCEDVDDGLKLFDGLS; translated from the exons ATGGACGCGAAGCTGAGGCCGCTGCCGCAGCCGGCGGTGAGGAAGGCCGCGTGGCCCGTCGGCCTGCTCGTCGCGCTGTGCTTTACGACGCTGCCGCTCTTCCTCGCGCTATCGCCCGGCCGGCCAACCCTGTTCGACGTGTGGCAGCAGATCGGCATCAGAGTAGCGGTGCACTACG ACGACGAGCCGAAGCCGCCGGAGCCTTCGGGTTCGCCACTGGAGGGCCGCGACATCCTCCTCGGCGGCCTGCTCTCGCCGGAAGTCAGCGAGAGGACGTGCCTGAGCCGGTACCTCTCCTCGCTGTACCGCAGGGCGTCGCCGCACTCGCCGTCGCCGTACCTCGTCTCGCGGCTGCGCAGGTACGAGGCGCTCCACCGTAGGTGCGGCCCCGGCACGCCCTTGTACGCCAAGTCCGTGAGGCAGCTCGCCTCCGCCCACAACAGCATGGGCCTCGCCGAGTGCAGCTACCTCGTCTGGACGCCCGGCAACCACCTCGGCGACCGCATGGTCTCCATGGCGTCCGCCTTCCTCTACGCGCTGCTCACCCGCCGCGTCTTCCTCGTCGACATGGCCAAGGACATGGCGGGCCTCTTCTGCGAGCCTTTCCCGGGCGCGTCGTGGGAGCTGCCGCCGGGCTTCCCCGTGCACAACCTCACGCAGCTCCGCCGCGGCAGCGAGCACAGCTACGGGAGCCTGCTGGGGGCCAAGAAGATCAGCAACGAGGACCCCGTCGGCGTGCGGTCCGAGTCGCTGCCGTCGTACGCATACCTCCACCTGGCCCACGACTACCAGCTGCCGGACCACTTCTTCTTCTGCGACGACGACCAGACCGTGCTGGGGAAGGTAAACTGGCTGCTACTGCGCTCCGACCTCTACTTCGCGCCGGGGCTGTTCCTCGTGCCGCAGTTCGAAGACGAGCTCCGGTGGATGTTCCCGGCCACGGACACGGTGTTCCACCACATCGGGAGGTACCTCTTCCACCCGTCCAACAAGGTGTGGAAGATGATCCAGGGGTACTACACGTCGTACATGGCCAAGTTCGATGAGAAAATTGGGCTTCAGATCACGACCCTCGCCTGGAACCCCGTGTCCACGGAAGCCTACTTCAACCAGATCGCGGCTTGCACGAGTCAGGAGAAGATCCTGCCCGAGGTAGTAGACCCCAAAGTGGCGTTGAGTGACGAGCACGAGGCCGCTGTGGCGTCGTCGAAGGCGGTGCTCGTCATCTCGGCGCATCCGGAGTACGCTGAGAGGCTCAAGTCCATGTACTACGAGCACGCCACGGTGACCGGCGAGCCTGTAAGCGTGCTGCAGCCACCGGGAGCCGGCAACCAGCCGCAGAACCACAAGGTGCTGGTGGAGATGTTCCTGCAGAGCTACTGCGACGTGTCCGTGGTGAGCGGGTGGTCGACGGTGGGCTACGTCGGTCACGGCCTCGCCGGGTTGAACCCGTGGCTGCTACTGCCGCCGACAAACCAGACGGTGGCCCACCCGCTCTGTGTCCGGGCAATGTCGATGGAGCCGTGCTTCCACGCGCCACCGAGTTATGACTGCAGGGCCAAGAAAAACGGCGACCTCGGTGCCGTTTTCCCGTATCTCAGGCACTGCGAGGATGTGGATGATGGCCTTAAATTGTTTGATGGACTTTCATGA